Part of the Syntrophorhabdales bacterium genome, TATCAACACCGGGTTTTGATAATGCTCCTTACTTTACAGCGGCTAATTGGGTTTCGTCGTGAAGGGAGACGCACCGTTCAAGAGTCTCAAAGATCTGCTGGAATACGGACGTCATAACCCGGGCAAGATGACCTACGGTACGAATGCTCCAAACAGTATCTCGAACCTGATCGTGGAGCAGGTCGCAAAGAAAGAGAAGATCCAGACCAAACATATTCCTTTCAAGGCAAGCCCCGAATATCAGGCAGCGGTGCTGGGAGGGCACGTGCTCTTTGCGACGGGTGACTTCAATTACTCGCTCATCGATTCAGGAGAGCTCAGGCTTCTCGCCTACCTTTCAGAAAAACGCGCTGCCGCGTATCCACAGGTCCCGACGTTGAAAGAACTGGGCTACGACTTTCCATGCCCGGTATTCATAGCGATAATGGCTCCGAAGGCGACACCTGAAGAAATCGTTAGAAAGCTGGAGGATGCGTTTGCCCAGGCCATGCGCCAGCCGGCATTCACGAACGGAATCAAGGAGCTC contains:
- a CDS encoding tripartite tricarboxylate transporter substrate binding protein: MKGDAPFKSLKDLLEYGRHNPGKMTYGTNAPNSISNLIVEQVAKKEKIQTKHIPFKASPEYQAAVLGGHVLFATGDFNYSLIDSGELRLLAYLSEKRAAAYPQVPTLKELGYDFPCPVFIAIMAPKATPEEIVRKLEDAFAQAMRQPAFTNGIKELRLTASFRSSKEMTEYVSYNYDTFGKLLKETGLSKDS